GGAAGGCGCGCGGGGATTTAACTGATCTGCATTTACGCGGGCTCCGCTATCCGTGCTCCCGCATCGGAATGGCGTTAGTCAACAGCCGCGCCCGGGAGGCGCTTCTGCAAAAGGGGAAGCGCCCGGGCTTGTCGGCCGGCGCAGAAACGGGCGTTACCCTAATGTGACATGGCCGTGGATACACGCTATCGTGTAGCGCGTGCCTGTGCTCTCCGATAGCGGGCACTCCCGTGCAGATTGCCTAACTCTGCCGCTGCCCGGGATTCGTTCGCATACATCGTCCGGCAGAGACGGGGAAACCACTATGCGGCCTGCTCGCTAAGCAGGCCTTGGGGTGAAGCCGCGCGCCACCTCCGCACTCATGCGGGGTGTTCGTGCGGCCGGGTGTCTCCCATCCGAATCCGACAGCTAACCCCGCAGGCTCTGGGAGAGGCCTTTGTCATGTCTTCACGTCAAGCTGTCGCGCGCCATCGCGCAACCCCCACACGGACCAGCCGGCTCGCCGCCATCTCATCCGCAGTCTCGACCAACACGGGCACCATGGGACGCCAGGCGGCCGTGATCGCCGCGGCGTCCGGCCTCGTGCTGACCAGCGGTATTGCTGCCAACGCCGCGGCCGCCCCGGCTCAGCCGGAAGCGGTGCCGGCCGCGGCTCCGGAAGCGGCCGCCCCGGCTTCCGGAGCAGTCAGCGCAGGCTCGAATGTCCGGATCTCCTTCGAGCGCCCGGCCGTCAGCTCCACGCCTGCCCCCGTTGTTGACCAGGCCCCTGAGGCTGCCCCGGCCGTTGAGCCTCAGGCGGCTGCGGTTGAGCCTGCCGCTGCGCCCGTCCAGGTTCAGCCCGCAGCTGCAGCCCAGGCGCCGGCACAGCCTGTAGTGTCCGTGCAGGCCAAGGCCGCGCCGGCCCCTGCCCCCGCGGCGGCGGGCGTCAACGCGGCGATGGTATCTGCTGCCTATGCGCAGCTGGGCATCACCCAGGACTGCACAGCCATGGTCGAAAAAGCTCTGGGAGCAGCCGGCATCCCCGTCGGTGACCTTGCCCCGATGCAGTTCATGAACTACGGCAGCGTCGTCGGCACCCCTCAGCCCGGGGACATGGTGGTCCAGCCCGGACACGTGGGTATCTACGTGGGCGGCGGGAAGGTCCTCAGCGGGGGCATGAACGGTGTCAACGAGACCATTGTTCATCCATTGTCCTGGCTGACCGCGACCGGCCCGGTCACGTTCGTCCGCCCGGGCGCGTAGAGCGCCCGATACTGTGGGCCGGTGAGCCGCTGCCTTGGGGGCTGCGGCTCACCGGCCCTCAGCCTGTTCTGGTCCGGGATCTGGTGCCTGCCCACCCGACCGTTCCGCAGCGCAGAACGGCCCCACACCCCTTGCCGGGACGTTAGGACAAGAAGTGCCAGTTGAATCCCCAGGCCGCCCGCAGTCACACCCGGTGGCGGCCCCCGCCGCGGCCAGGATGCCGCTGGGTGCCCGCCGTCTGATCCTCCTCGGCGGCCTCGCCATCCCGGTCGGGCTTGTCGGGGGGCCGTACCTGCTGGGCGCGCAGCTGCTGGCGGCGGCCGGCGTTGTGCTGATCGCCGTGGCGTTCTCCTACCGTGCCACCGGGCCGTGGTTCTCCAAACTGTCCTGGGCGGCAGCGGCTGCCGGGACCCTCTGGATTGCCTGTTCTGCCGGCTACTGGGCGTCGCTGATCACGGCGGCTGACTCATCAGCTCCGCTGCCCTGGTTCACCCCCGTGCTGTTCAACGCCGGCGTCGCCTGTTTCATCGTGATGGCCTGCGCCTCGGTCGGGGGCGTTGTTCTCAGAACAGTCCGCGGCCGCCGGGGCCAGGCCGCCGTCACCGGACGGCCCTGACGGAAGCGGCCGGTCCCGCTTCAACGGGACCGGCCGCTTCCCGGATCAGACGCTGTCGTTCCGGTGACGCCTGCGGAAGAAAACGGTTGCGCCAATCGCGAGGGCCAGAAGCGCCCCCGCGATGGCCAGTGTCAGCGGGGCATTGCTGTTATCCGGCGGCGCCACCCGCTCAGGGGTGGTGGCGCCTGCTGTCGGGGCCGCAGTCTCCGTGGCCGGAGATGGTGCGGCTGAAGCCGCTGGCGCCGTGGCCACGGAAGCGGGGGGCTTCACCGTGAAGGAGAATGTTCCTTCGATCGGGTGACCGTCGGAGGACACGGCCCGCCACAGGACGGTATGCTTCCCGGGGCTCCCGGTGGCAACAGCGGTCGATAACCTGGGCCCATCCACGGTCACCTTCCCGTTGCTGACCGTTTTTCCGCCGCCGTCTTTGACCGTGATGACACTAAGGCTCAGGCTCTCGGAATTAATGGGAGGTTCCGACAGCGTCAGGGACACCGTTGCGGGCGCCGCGGTGATTACCGAATCCTGCGCCGGCGCAGTCGATGACAGGCTATCGTGCGCCATGGCCGGCGCAGCCACAACAGACGCGGACACCAGGGTGGCCAGCGCAGCGGCCAGCCGGAGAAGCGCCCGAAAACCTGGACTGGGATGTTGTTTCATCAGTTTTGATCTTCCATTGGTGACAGGGAGCGGGGAGGCCTGGATGCCCTTGGCCCGGTTTCCACCCGGCTCTGGCTTGGAACAGGCCAGTATCCCCTATTTGGCGGCGTCCGCGAGCAACTGGCGGAACTGTTCTTCGGTGTCCAGGGTGAGTTTTTCGCCGTTGAGGAAGAACGTCGGCGTCCCGGAAACACCGAGTGCCTTGCCGTCGGCGATGTCTTTGCGGATCCGGTCCTTCGTTGCCTCGTCGGCGACGGCAGCGTCGTACTTGGCCAGGTCCAGGCCGAGTTCCTGCGCGAAAGAACGGAACAGGGCGGCCTGGGAGTCCTGTTTTTCGCCCCACTGCGGCTGGGTGTTGAACAGTTTAGCGACCATTTGCTCGTACTTGCCCTGCTGGGCGGCGGCTTCCGCGGCGAGGGCGGCGGTGCCGGAATTGCGGTGGGAGGGGATGGGGAAGTAACGGTGGACGAAGGTGATCCGGTCCCCGTATTCCTTTTTCAGCTTTTCGACGAGGGGGTAGGCCGCCCGGCAGGACTCGCATTCGAAGTCCAGGAACTCCACGAGCTGTGCTTTCTCTGTCGCCGGTGTGGTGATCGCGTGGCTGTCCTCGCGGACGAGCTGGGCGTCGGCGGCCGGCGCCGCGGCGGTGGGGGCGGGTTTGGTGGCCGTGACGACGGCGTACCCGATCACTCCGGCGACGGCGATGAAGGCGAGCAGTGTCCACAGCACGAGGCGGACTTTCCTGGCCGTGCCGGCAGGTTTCCGGGGATCTGGGGGTGTGGGGGCGGTCGGTGCTGGTGTCATCAGTGGGGCATGCTTTCCTGGTCTCGGTGGGCGGCGGGTTCGATCTGGAAGGTGGAATGTTCGACGCTGACGTCGAAGTCTTCGGCGACGCAGCGCTGCAGGTCCGCGAGGATGGACGCGGCGTGTCCGTCACGCATGCAGTGATCCTGGACGGTGACGTGGGCCGAGAGGACCGGGGTTCCGGAACCGACGAGGGAGGCGTGCAGGTCGTGGACGTCGATCACATGGGGCAGGGCCAGGATGTGTTCACGGACCCTGGCCAGGTCCAGGCCGCGGGGCACGTTTTCCATCAGCACATCGGTGGTCTCGCGCAGCAGCTTCAGGGTGCGGGGAATGATCAAAGCGCCGATCAGCAGGGACACGACGGCGTCTGCCCGGGTCCAGCCGGTGAGGGCGATGATGACCGCGGCGGCGATCACGGCGACCGAGCCGAGGGCATCGTTGAGGACCTCGAGGAACGCCGCCCTCATGTTGAAGTTATGGTGCCGGCCCGAAGCGAGCACGATCAGGCCGATGGCGTTGCCGGCCAGGCCGATAATGCCGAACCACAGCATCGTGGATCCGCCCACCTCCGGGGGCTCGAAGAGCCGGCGGATGCCTTCGACGATGACGAAGCCGCCCACGCCCAGCAGCAGGGCCGCCTGCCCGGCGGCGGCGACGATCTCGGCCCGCCTGTATCCCCAGGTGCGCTTCAGCGTGGCCGGTTTCAGCGCCAGCGACGCGGCGATCAGTGCGATCAGCAGCCCGGCCGAGTCGGTGAACATGTGCCCGGCGTCCGCCAGCAGCGCCAGGCTGCCGGTGAGCACGGAGCCGATGATCTCGGCGACCATCACCGCGAACGTGATCGAAAAGACGATGATCAGCTTGCCACGGTTGCCGGCAGCGTCGCCGCCGTGGGAGTGGTCGTGTCCGCTCATGGGCGCGCCTCCGAGGTATAGGTAGTAGCAGTGCTTGGATGGGTCGGGGTCCGGTGGCTCGTTCCGGGCAGCCCGGCAGGCATTGCACGAACCGGTGGTGGCTGCCTCAGGATCTCCGGGGGCAGGCGGAGCGGCCGGACGGCTGCGCCGGCCGGGGAGGCGTGGGGCAGGAAGCGTTCGGTCCTGGAGTTCTCAGCCATTGCCGTTCCGTCCCGGCGGGGGGCTGTCACGGTGTCCGAGCCGGGCGAGCATGGCGTTGTAGGCGTCCAGGTCAGCGTCGTTGTTCCGGTCTGCCGCGCGGTCGAGCCTGCGGGTTTCACGCGCGTCCGAGCGGGACCACATGACCGCAACTCCGATGGCGAGCAGAAGCGTGGGGACCTCTCCGATTCCCCACGTGATTGCCCCGGCTTTTTGCTGGTCTTCCAGTGCAGGCAATCCCCAGTCCCGGCCCAGGGCAGTGAACCAGTCGGGCTGGATCAGGGTTGTCGATCCCATCAACGTCACACCGAAGAAGGCGTGGAAGGCCATGGTGGCCAGCAGCAGCAGCAGCCGCAGCGGGAACGGCGCCCGGCGCGGCGCCGGGTCCGTTCCGATCATGGACAGGACGAACAGGTACCCGGTGATCACAAAGTGCACCGTCATCAGTTCATGCCCGGCATGCTCGCGCAGGGCAAAGCCGAAGGCGTCGGAGTAGTAGAAGAGGATGATGGACCCGGCGAAGTTTGCCGCAACGAACAGCGGATGTGTCACCACCGCAGCCGCCCGGGAGTGGACCAGGATCAGGAGCCATTCCCGGGGACCCCTGGATCCGTCATGGCGTGGCCGCAGTGTCCTGAGCGCCAGCGTCACCGGGGCGCCGAGCACGAGGAAGACGGGGGCAATCATCGTCAGGGCCATATGGTCGAGCATGTGCGCGCTGAACAGCACGCGGCCGTAGACCGAGGGCCCGCCGGAGGTGAAGAAGACCAGGGCGGCCAGTCCGATGAACCACATGATCACCCTCAGCCACGGCCAGGTGTCCCCGCGCCGCCTCAGGCGTATGGCCGCGCGGAGGTAGAGGTACGCCGCGGCAAGGGCGATGGCGATCCACAGCCAGTCAGGACGCCACACCGTAAACCAGGTCTGCGCGGTGAGCTCGGGCGGCAGGGGATAGCCGGTGAGGATTTCAGCCGGTGTCAGGGCCGGCCTGACCTCTTGCCCGCCGGGGGGAGGTGTTCGGCTCAGGGCTGCGGCGAGACCGCTGGCCGCGGCCATGATCAGCAGTTCAGCCACGATGAACCGCCACAGCAGCCACCGCCCGGGCGTTCCATGCTTTGTTGTGGCGCCAAGTGCAGGAATGAGTTTTCTGCGGTGCAGCAGCCCGATGCCGCCCAGGACCAGCGCCGCGGCGGTTTTGGCCCCGAGCAGCACGCCGTAGGGGGATGCCAGCGCTGCGGGGGATTCGAGCCGGATAGCCGCGTTGATGACCCCGGAGCCGACGACCAGGATGAAGGCAAAGCCGGCCAACGTGGAGAACCGCCGCAGGACATCGGCGGTGTCCTTGCCAAGGGAGGTTCCCGCGACCGTCAGGGCGATAATCCCGCCGACCCACAGGCAGACCCCGAGCAGGTGCAGGGCCAGGGAGTTGATGGCCTGTTCGTGATCGTTGCCGCCGGCGGCGTGCCCGATCAGGACGACCGGGAGCAGCCCTGCCAGGGACAGCAGTGCGGTGGCTGCCAGCCCCGCAGCTGACCTGACGGAGAAGGCCAGCGTCGCCACCAGTGCAGAGACGATAACCACTGCCAGCCACGCCCTGCCGGAGGGCAGGTCGGTCATGTAAAACGTAAGCTGGGTTGTGAACTCCGGGCTGCCGCTGACGGGGATGCCGGCGATGTCGGCGAAACTGAAGACCAGAACGGCTGTGGCTGCAGCAGTCCACAGGACGGCCGAGACCGCGGCCAGGGCCATGATCCTCGTGAACGCCGGGTGCTCGTTCCCGGCAACGACAGGCACCGCGGCGCCCGAAGGACTGCGTCGGCGGCGCTGACTGCTGGGCGGGACGATGAACGCCGCGAAAACGAGCGCTCCAATGGTTGCCGCGGCTGAAAGGTTTTGGAGAATCTGGGCCACCCCGTAACCCCAGCGCACCACTGCTCCGGGATCCCGGACTTCGGCTTCCAGGGTTCCCTGGCCGAAGGCGGTAGCGGCCAGGACCACGGTGAGCGCGACCGCCACGGCCACGGCCAGCCACCGGGTTCTGGGCAATACTGCCGCGTTCCCAGTGGCAGCGGGGGCTTTGAGAGCCACAGTCAGTCCTTCGCGACGGCCGGGACCTGGTCCAGGAGTTAGTGCCGGGCAGGCCGCGCCGTCTAAACCGGCACCTCCCTAGATTATCTGTAGAGTTGTTCAGACGACAATCGGTGCCGGAGCCCACAGGTTGCGGCCTAGTAGGTACCCGGGCGGGACGGCAGCGAAGTAAATGCGAAGCATTAGCAGGTGAAGGTAGCCTTTATGAATGAGCGGAATCACACAGGCTCCGGTGACCATGGCGGGCCCGCAAAGCGAGTGCAGCGTGCGGCTGGTCGACGCGGACAGGGTTGCGTCGGTCAAATCACGGATGCCGGCGAACGGGGAGGTAGCGGACCTTGCGGTCGTTTTCGGGCTGCTCTCGGATCCGGGCCGGGTCCGGATTCTCATTGCCCTGCTCGAAGGCGAGATGTGCGTCTGCGACCTGGCGGCCACGACGGGCCTCAGCGAATCGGCCGTCTCCCATGCGCTGCGGCTGCTGCGGGGCCCCCGGGTGGTGGCGGTGCGCCGCGCCGGCCGGATGGCCTACTACTCTCTGGCGGACGCGCATGTCAGGATGCTGCTGGATCTGGGACTGACCCACGTCGGTCATACCGGCCAGGAGCGGCTACAAATCGCCGGCACCCGATAGCAGCCGACCCCGCCCGTCGCCGCAATCGAAGAGCGGGGTCAGGTCGTGTCTGATTCCGGGATCACCGGGCCGGTCTGGCTCCCGTCCCTGCCCCCTTCACTGGCGGAATACCTTGCCCCGAACCTGCAGCCCGTGCCCCTCATCCCTGTCCTCATGGCTCTGGCAGCGCTCTGTTATCTGGCCGGAGCGGCGAAAATGTGGCGGAGCGGGCGGGGCTGGCCCGTTGTGCGCACGCTCTCGTTCCTGGCCGGGTGTCTGGCGGTCATCGTCGTCATGGGGGCCGGCATTGAGGGCTATGGGCTGAAGATGTTCTCGATTTTCATGTTCCAGCAGCTGACCTTGATGATGGCGGTGCCGCCGCTGCTGGTCATCGGCTCGCCCGGAACCCTGCTGCTGCGGGCCACCCCGCACCACCGCATCGGCCGGCCGGTCCTGAGGGCCGCGATCTGGGGCCTTCGCTCCCGCTGGGGACGGCTGGCGATCCACCCGGCTTTCATGGTTCCGCTGTTCCTGCTCAGCTTCTACGGCGTGTACTTCTCGGGGCTGGCCGACCTGCTGCTGCCGAACTGGTACGGCCATGTCGGGCTGGAGCTGCTGTTCCTGCTGGCCGGTATCCTGTTCACCGTTCCGCTGATTTCCGCTGACCCGCTGCCGGCCCGGCAGACGCATTTCGGCAGGCTGGTGGACATCTTTGCCGAAATGCCGCTGCACGCGTTTTTCGGTGTGGTGATCATGATGGCGACCGCCCCCATGGTCTCCTTCTTCGCCACCCCGCCAGCGGCCTGGAATGTTGATCCGATGCAGGACCAGGGCGTGGCCGGCGGCCTGGCCTGGTCCTATGGGGAGCTGCCGGGGGTGCTGTTGCTGATGTTCATCCTGGTCCGCTGGCAGCGCGATGAGGCCCGCGGCTGGGTGCGGGCCGACCGCGCGGCCGCTCAGGCGGGCACGCCGGAACTCGATGCATACAATGATTACCTTCAGCGCCTCGCCGACCGGCCCGAGCGGCCGCGTAGCGGGGTTTGAGCGGCCGGATCAGGCCGTTGCTGCTGAAGTGATCAGCGCCTTGAGCATGCTCTTGCGCGAGATCCCCAGAGAATCCGTGCGCTGACCCTGCCCTGGGGATCCAGGACGAGCGTGGCCGGCACCGCCCGGGGCGGGACGTACTGGGTCGTGGCCAGCAGAACGACGCTGTAGCTGTCATCAAAGCCGGGATGATTAAGGACCGCAACCTTGCCTGCCCAGTCAGCGGAGGACCCGTTTCGCCGCTGGACAGCCGCCCCCTCACGGAGACCGCGGGGCCGCGGTTCGCCGGAGGGTATTCGTTGACCGACCCGTCCCCGGCGATGTAGTTCTTGTTGTCCCCGGTACACGCCTGCGCCGCCAGCCCGCCCTCTTCCCCGCATCCTGCCAGAACCAGTGCCGCGGCGCCGAGCCCGGGGAAGGTCCGGCGGCGCGGGGCGCCCTGCGGGCCAGCGTGGATGAACATATTCACAGACGTGATGAAAGGGCGAGAGGGCCCCGGAGCCCAAACAGCCGCAAGGCGCCTGTCGGGGGGAATCAGGCGAATTGTCCCCGCGGCACTGTTCCGGCTACTGTCTGATTCAGCAAGTGGTGTACTGAACCTCCCGGGCAGGCCCTGCCGAACGGTATCGGGCCGGCCTGCCTGAATCACGGGCAGCCGCTGGTCCTGGCACCGGCCTGGGCCGGTGCCAGCCGGGAAGCATTCACCAGGCAACGGCGAGCACCCCTGGTCCACCAAGGACCTGTTGTTTGTGAAGTAGCGGAAAGGACCCTGTGCGACCATCATCCCGCCACCTGCGCTGTGATGAGCTGGCCAATGGCTGCCGGTGAACCCGCCAGATGGATGCCGGTATGGATCCTCAAATGACGCCGGCCAAGGGGAGCACCGCCCCCTCGGGTCCGGACGCCCCCGCCCGGGCCAGGACGCGGTGGGTGGTCTTCGCCGCCGTGGTCCTGCTCACTGCGCTCGTGTCCTTCGGCCTCGGCCGGCTGCCTGCGGAACGGGAATCCGTCTCAGATACAGGACCGGATGCGGGATTCTCCCGTGACATGCAGGCCCACCACGCCCAGGCCGTGGAAATGGCCCTCATCATCCGGGACAAATCCGCGAATGCAGAGATCCGGGCGATTGCCTACGACATCGCCACAACCCAGCAGCATCAGAACGGCCAGATGTTCGCCTGGCTCCGGGACTGGGGCCTGCCCCAGGCCAGGTCTCAGGAGCCGATGGCATGGATGGGGCCGGGAACAGCCGGGCACGGCACCACGCTTTCACCCGGAGGCCGGAACAAGGAGGCAGCGCGCCTCATGGAGGGCATGGCCACGCCGGCCCAGATGCAGGGCCTGCGCGCATCCGCCGGAGCCGCGGCGGACAGGCTCTTCACGGACCTCATGATCCGCCACCACCAAGGCGGTGTCGCCATGGCAACGGCCGCGACCCGTTTGGCCCAGACGGCAAAAGTGAAGAATTTGGCAGCCGGAATCGTTAAAGCCCAGACAGCAGAAATCAACGCCCTCGAAGAGCTGCGCGGCAGACTCTGACCCCCTCCCAAGAAAGCGACAAACAGTGCCCTCCCCCAGGAAAACCCCCGAGGAACGCAAAGCCATCCTCCAGGCGATGAAGGCTAAACAGCGCGCAGCAGACAGGCGGAAAGCCTGGCTGATTTACGGGTCCGGGGCAGCCCTGGTCCTCTCCCTCGTGGCGGCGGTGGCGTTCGTCGTCGTCGGTGAGGTGCAGCAGCGCGAGCAGGCCAGGGCCGAAGCGGCCCGGCCCGTGGAGGGTGAGCAGGATTTCCCGGACCAGTCCAGGAACCATACGGGTGAGGAGGTCAGCTACCCCCGCACCCCTGCCACTGGCGGGGATCATGCCCCGGTGTGGACGAACTGCGGCATCTACACGGCCCCGGTCAAGCAGACGCGGGCCGTGCATTCACTTGAACACGGCGCCGTGTGGCTCTCCTACCGGCCCGACCTGCCCAAGGGCGACATTGATCAGCTGACAGCCCTGGCTGGCGGGCAGGAGTACCTCCTGCTCAGCCCCGTCAAAGACCAGTCCTCGCCCGTCGTGGCCACGGCCTGGGGAAAGCAGCTCGCCGTGAACAGCAGCGGTGACGGCCGGCTCCCGGCCTTCATCAAAAAATACGTGCAGGGCCCGCAAACCCCAGAGCCCGGCGCCGCCTGCACCGGGGGCGTCCCGGGCTAGAACGGCGGGCAGCCGCTGCGCGCGCTGTACCGGCAGGGGTGCGCTAAACCCGGGTGATGAAGGTGCCTGCCAGGTTCTGGATCCGGTAGATCCACCGGACCCCGCTGCGGGAAACCATCAGAATGCCCAGCACCATGAGCATGAGCCCGCCACCGATGTTCACGGCGCGGATGTGCCTGCGGACGACGGCCAGGCCAGCGCGAAAAACGAGACAGCGCT
The DNA window shown above is from Arthrobacter sp. FW305-BF8 and carries:
- a CDS encoding NlpC/P60 family protein gives rise to the protein MSSRQAVARHRATPTRTSRLAAISSAVSTNTGTMGRQAAVIAAASGLVLTSGIAANAAAAPAQPEAVPAAAPEAAAPASGAVSAGSNVRISFERPAVSSTPAPVVDQAPEAAPAVEPQAAAVEPAAAPVQVQPAAAAQAPAQPVVSVQAKAAPAPAPAAAGVNAAMVSAAYAQLGITQDCTAMVEKALGAAGIPVGDLAPMQFMNYGSVVGTPQPGDMVVQPGHVGIYVGGGKVLSGGMNGVNETIVHPLSWLTATGPVTFVRPGA
- a CDS encoding copper resistance CopC family protein, yielding MKQHPSPGFRALLRLAAALATLVSASVVAAPAMAHDSLSSTAPAQDSVITAAPATVSLTLSEPPINSESLSLSVITVKDGGGKTVSNGKVTVDGPRLSTAVATGSPGKHTVLWRAVSSDGHPIEGTFSFTVKPPASVATAPAASAAPSPATETAAPTAGATTPERVAPPDNSNAPLTLAIAGALLALAIGATVFFRRRHRNDSV
- a CDS encoding DsbA family protein codes for the protein MTPAPTAPTPPDPRKPAGTARKVRLVLWTLLAFIAVAGVIGYAVVTATKPAPTAAAPAADAQLVREDSHAITTPATEKAQLVEFLDFECESCRAAYPLVEKLKKEYGDRITFVHRYFPIPSHRNSGTAALAAEAAAQQGKYEQMVAKLFNTQPQWGEKQDSQAALFRSFAQELGLDLAKYDAAVADEATKDRIRKDIADGKALGVSGTPTFFLNGEKLTLDTEEQFRQLLADAAK
- a CDS encoding cation diffusion facilitator family transporter, whose amino-acid sequence is MSGHDHSHGGDAAGNRGKLIIVFSITFAVMVAEIIGSVLTGSLALLADAGHMFTDSAGLLIALIAASLALKPATLKRTWGYRRAEIVAAAGQAALLLGVGGFVIVEGIRRLFEPPEVGGSTMLWFGIIGLAGNAIGLIVLASGRHHNFNMRAAFLEVLNDALGSVAVIAAAVIIALTGWTRADAVVSLLIGALIIPRTLKLLRETTDVLMENVPRGLDLARVREHILALPHVIDVHDLHASLVGSGTPVLSAHVTVQDHCMRDGHAASILADLQRCVAEDFDVSVEHSTFQIEPAAHRDQESMPH
- a CDS encoding cytochrome c oxidase assembly protein — encoded protein: MALKAPAATGNAAVLPRTRWLAVAVAVALTVVLAATAFGQGTLEAEVRDPGAVVRWGYGVAQILQNLSAAATIGALVFAAFIVPPSSQRRRRSPSGAAVPVVAGNEHPAFTRIMALAAVSAVLWTAAATAVLVFSFADIAGIPVSGSPEFTTQLTFYMTDLPSGRAWLAVVIVSALVATLAFSVRSAAGLAATALLSLAGLLPVVLIGHAAGGNDHEQAINSLALHLLGVCLWVGGIIALTVAGTSLGKDTADVLRRFSTLAGFAFILVVGSGVINAAIRLESPAALASPYGVLLGAKTAAALVLGGIGLLHRRKLIPALGATTKHGTPGRWLLWRFIVAELLIMAAASGLAAALSRTPPPGGQEVRPALTPAEILTGYPLPPELTAQTWFTVWRPDWLWIAIALAAAYLYLRAAIRLRRRGDTWPWLRVIMWFIGLAALVFFTSGGPSVYGRVLFSAHMLDHMALTMIAPVFLVLGAPVTLALRTLRPRHDGSRGPREWLLILVHSRAAAVVTHPLFVAANFAGSIILFYYSDAFGFALREHAGHELMTVHFVITGYLFVLSMIGTDPAPRRAPFPLRLLLLLATMAFHAFFGVTLMGSTTLIQPDWFTALGRDWGLPALEDQQKAGAITWGIGEVPTLLLAIGVAVMWSRSDARETRRLDRAADRNNDADLDAYNAMLARLGHRDSPPPGRNGNG
- a CDS encoding ArsR/SmtB family transcription factor, which translates into the protein MSGITQAPVTMAGPQSECSVRLVDADRVASVKSRMPANGEVADLAVVFGLLSDPGRVRILIALLEGEMCVCDLAATTGLSESAVSHALRLLRGPRVVAVRRAGRMAYYSLADAHVRMLLDLGLTHVGHTGQERLQIAGTR
- a CDS encoding cytochrome c oxidase assembly protein, which codes for MSDSGITGPVWLPSLPPSLAEYLAPNLQPVPLIPVLMALAALCYLAGAAKMWRSGRGWPVVRTLSFLAGCLAVIVVMGAGIEGYGLKMFSIFMFQQLTLMMAVPPLLVIGSPGTLLLRATPHHRIGRPVLRAAIWGLRSRWGRLAIHPAFMVPLFLLSFYGVYFSGLADLLLPNWYGHVGLELLFLLAGILFTVPLISADPLPARQTHFGRLVDIFAEMPLHAFFGVVIMMATAPMVSFFATPPAAWNVDPMQDQGVAGGLAWSYGELPGVLLLMFILVRWQRDEARGWVRADRAAAQAGTPELDAYNDYLQRLADRPERPRSGV
- a CDS encoding DUF305 domain-containing protein — protein: MDPQMTPAKGSTAPSGPDAPARARTRWVVFAAVVLLTALVSFGLGRLPAERESVSDTGPDAGFSRDMQAHHAQAVEMALIIRDKSANAEIRAIAYDIATTQQHQNGQMFAWLRDWGLPQARSQEPMAWMGPGTAGHGTTLSPGGRNKEAARLMEGMATPAQMQGLRASAGAAADRLFTDLMIRHHQGGVAMATAATRLAQTAKVKNLAAGIVKAQTAEINALEELRGRL
- a CDS encoding DUF3105 domain-containing protein, coding for MKAKQRAADRRKAWLIYGSGAALVLSLVAAVAFVVVGEVQQREQARAEAARPVEGEQDFPDQSRNHTGEEVSYPRTPATGGDHAPVWTNCGIYTAPVKQTRAVHSLEHGAVWLSYRPDLPKGDIDQLTALAGGQEYLLLSPVKDQSSPVVATAWGKQLAVNSSGDGRLPAFIKKYVQGPQTPEPGAACTGGVPG